One segment of Polypterus senegalus isolate Bchr_013 chromosome 8, ASM1683550v1, whole genome shotgun sequence DNA contains the following:
- the cbll1 gene encoding E3 ubiquitin-protein ligase Hakai, whose amino-acid sequence MDQNDNDLQGTDGSVSLGGPDVRRRIPLKLISKQTNRSKPPPRPQRNMNRVASKQQNADNVIPRYIALRLSAAFQQQNNKFASSTAMLDIHEQYHLITFISLTKSKDSSSLYSCNDPVQRIEQCLRGSLFMCSIVQGCKRTYLSQRDLQAHINHRHMRGGKPVTGRPQGDPIHMPAITGPPPPSEMTERFLMPPDKHHLPHIGGPKPHVLIPPPPLQHVGHEHYSQPHEDHRATQPPPQSADMSSLGPPRSVGQETFRISTVTTRKHSNLITVPIQDDSAGSSTSGGREPPPPGPGPGPAPHHHPSEYQNQPVVSHPHHMMPPQQHYGPPPPPPPPISHPMQHPPQASGTPHMVYNPAPPPPMTSAPPPITPPPGHLIAQLPPYMSHPPPGPPPPQHGGPPVSAPPPHHYNPGSLQQFSEEQGTLSPPFNQPGGLSPGIWPAPRGPPPPRMQGPPPQGQMPGPHHPDQSRYRPYYQ is encoded by the exons ATGGACCAGAATG ACAATGACTTACAAGGTACAGATGGATCTGTATCATTGGGTGGACCCGATGTGCGCAGAAGGATTCCCCTGAAACTTATTTCAAAGCAGACCAACAGAAGCAAGCCGCCTCCTCGCCCTCAAAGAAACATGAATCGAGTAGCTTCTAAACAGCAAAATGCAGATAATG tgatccctcgctatattgcacttcgactttcg GCTGCCTTCCAGCAGCAGAACAATAAGTTTGCATCAAGTACCGCAATGCTTGACATACATGAGCAGTACCACTTAATTACT TTCATTTCCCTAACTAAATCTAAGGACAGTTCTTCTCTTTATAGTTGCAATGATCCTGTCCAGCGCATTGAACAGTGTCTTCGTGGATCTCTATTTATGTGCAGCATTGTGCAAGGCTGCAAGCGGACATACTTATCTCAGAGGGATTTACAGGCACACATCAACCATCGTCACATGAGAGGTGGAAAGCCAGTTACTGGACGCCCTCAAGGTGATCCCATTCACATGCCAGCTATAACTGGACCACCACCTCCTTCAGAAATGACTGAGCGTTTCCTGATGCCTCCGGATAAGCACCACCTCCCTCATATTGGAGGTCCTAAACCACATGTTCTTATTCCTCCACCTCCATTGCAACATGTGGGTCATGAGCACTACAGCCAGCCTCATGAAGACCACCGGGCAACGCAGCCTCCACCCCAGTCTGCTGATATGAGTTCTTTGGGTCCCCCTCGCTCTGTGGGACAAGAAACTTTTCGTATCTCCACAGTTACAACTCGTAAGCACAGCAATCTCATTACAGTCCCAATCCAGGATGACTCTGCAGGATCTAGTACCAGTGGTGGACGTGAACCGCCACCCCCAGGCCCTGGCCCTGGCCCAGCCCCTCATCATCATCCCAGCGAATACCAGAATCAGCCAGTGGTCTCACATCCTCATCATATGATGCCCCCGCAGCAGCACTATGGCCCACCCCCTCCCCCCCCTCCTCCAATAAGCCACCCAATGCAGCACCCTCCACAGGCTTCGGGGACTCCTCACATGGTTTATAACCCAGCTCCACCACCTCCCATGACCTCTGCACCTCCACCCATAACACCACCACCTGGACACTTAATTGCCCAGTTGCCTCCATACATGAGCCATCCTCCACCTGGTCCTCCGCCTCCTCAGCATGGTGGCCCACCTGTTAGTGCACCTCCTCCCCATCATTATAACCCTGGCTCACTTCAGCAGTTCTCTGAAGAACAAGGAACTCTTAGCCCACCTTTCAATCAGCCTGGTGGACTTAGTCCTGGTATTTGGCCAGCTCCAAGGGGACCACCACCTCCAAGAATGCAAGGTCCACCACCTCAGGGCCAGATGCCGGGACCTCATCATCCAGATCAGTCTAGATATCGACCATACTACCAGTAA